A section of the Mycobacterium sp. 3519A genome encodes:
- the pyrE gene encoding orotate phosphoribosyltransferase, which produces MSVTDRPDTWQAAFDLIRTRGYEHREEPFKLASGQLSHDYIDGKFAVDTGERLAIVSKAVADLAARHGIEFDAVGGLTMGADPLAHGVAMVTGKAWFSVRKEQKQRGREQWIEGTRIEPGMRVLLVDDVISTGGSTEKAYERVTAAGAVVTGVIPMVDRGDVATKRFAARNVPFVALVTYRDLGIEPVQDV; this is translated from the coding sequence ATGTCTGTCACCGACCGCCCGGACACCTGGCAAGCCGCCTTCGATCTCATCCGCACGCGCGGCTATGAACATCGCGAGGAGCCGTTCAAGTTGGCCAGCGGCCAACTGTCCCACGACTACATCGACGGCAAGTTCGCCGTCGACACCGGGGAGCGGTTGGCGATCGTCAGCAAGGCGGTCGCCGACCTGGCCGCGCGGCACGGTATTGAGTTCGACGCCGTCGGCGGGCTGACCATGGGCGCGGACCCGTTGGCGCACGGCGTCGCAATGGTCACGGGCAAGGCCTGGTTCTCGGTGCGCAAGGAACAGAAGCAGCGCGGCCGCGAGCAGTGGATCGAGGGCACCCGGATCGAACCGGGGATGCGGGTGCTGCTCGTCGACGACGTGATCAGCACCGGCGGGTCGACCGAGAAGGCCTACGAGCGGGTGACGGCGGCGGGCGCGGTGGTCACCGGTGTGATCCCGATGGTGGACCGCGGCGACGTGGCCACCAAACGCTTCGCCGCGCGCAACGTGCCGTTCGTCGCGCTGGTCACCTACCGCGACCTGGGGATCGAACCGGTCCAAGACGTGTGA
- the lysA gene encoding diaminopimelate decarboxylase, with translation MTLLDYLPSLHNAAASRIDPAIWPLTATVDDLGRLCVGDVALTDIADEFRTPTYVLDEADFRHRLQTYRTMLRDAEIRYAAKSLLTTDVARWVAEEGAGVDVSSAGELTIALAGGVDPSRIVLHGNAKPVDELSDAATVGIGRVVIDSPMEIAYLSCVAKRRQPVLIRVTPGIDIGGHPAVTTGVDDQKFGFALTDGHAVAAAQRILHQPALELVGLHCHIGSQVTDPTLYGEVVRRMIAAMADIRRAHGVVLAELNIGGGHGVPYVTGDPELSVGELSDIVEDALDLACAAERFPRPRIVIEPGRAISARAGVTLYRVVSVKSQPGGRTFVAVDGGMSDNPRVALYGAKYTVALANRHALGPVQRVTIAGRHCESGDEIARDIELPADVHPGDLLAVACTGAYQHSMASNYNMVGRPPIVAVKHGRVTELVRRETIADLLTRDRGWSGRLHD, from the coding sequence ATGACATTGCTGGACTATCTGCCGTCCCTGCACAACGCCGCCGCTTCCAGGATCGACCCGGCGATCTGGCCGCTGACGGCCACCGTGGACGACTTGGGCAGGCTCTGTGTCGGCGACGTGGCGCTGACCGATATCGCGGATGAATTCCGCACCCCGACATACGTTCTGGACGAGGCCGACTTCCGGCACCGGCTGCAGACCTATCGCACGATGCTGCGTGACGCCGAAATCCGCTACGCGGCCAAGTCGCTGCTGACCACCGACGTGGCCCGGTGGGTGGCCGAGGAGGGCGCGGGCGTCGACGTCAGCTCGGCCGGTGAGCTGACCATCGCGCTGGCCGGCGGTGTGGATCCTTCGCGGATCGTGCTGCACGGCAACGCCAAACCGGTCGACGAGTTGAGCGACGCGGCCACCGTCGGTATCGGCAGGGTGGTCATCGATTCGCCGATGGAGATCGCCTACCTGTCCTGTGTTGCCAAGCGACGACAGCCGGTGCTGATCCGGGTCACACCCGGCATCGACATCGGCGGCCATCCCGCGGTCACTACGGGCGTTGACGACCAGAAGTTCGGTTTCGCGCTCACCGACGGGCATGCCGTCGCCGCGGCGCAGCGCATCCTGCACCAGCCTGCGCTCGAGTTGGTGGGCTTGCACTGCCATATCGGCTCACAAGTCACCGACCCGACCCTCTATGGCGAGGTCGTCCGCAGGATGATCGCCGCGATGGCCGACATCCGGCGAGCGCACGGCGTCGTACTGGCTGAGCTCAACATCGGCGGCGGACACGGAGTCCCCTATGTGACAGGCGATCCCGAGCTCAGCGTCGGTGAACTGTCGGACATCGTCGAGGACGCGCTCGACTTGGCGTGCGCCGCGGAGCGGTTCCCACGGCCGCGCATCGTCATCGAGCCTGGCAGGGCGATCAGCGCGCGCGCCGGTGTCACGCTGTACCGGGTGGTGTCGGTGAAGTCGCAGCCCGGCGGCCGCACCTTCGTGGCGGTCGACGGCGGCATGTCCGACAATCCGCGCGTCGCCCTGTATGGCGCGAAATACACTGTGGCGCTGGCCAACCGGCACGCGCTGGGCCCGGTGCAGCGGGTCACCATCGCGGGCAGGCACTGCGAATCGGGCGACGAGATTGCCCGCGACATCGAGTTGCCCGCCGACGTGCACCCCGGCGACCTGCTGGCGGTGGCCTGCACCGGCGCGTACCAGCACAGCATGGCGTCGAACTACAACATGGTGGGCAGGCCGCCAATCGTCGCGGTGAAGCACGGGCGGGTCACCGAGCTGGTGCGCCGCGAGACGATCGCCGATCTGCTGACCCGCGACCGCGGTTGGTCAGGACGCCTGCACGACTAG
- a CDS encoding HugZ family protein, with the protein MASRDHGDPGDAPSVPAPLTAAVNSVRPSAAEEARTIAASTNTGTLATLTADGDPWASFVTYGLLGGAPVLCVSNLAEHGRNLAADPRASIAIVAPQRESDPLASGRVTLAGVVEQPADEERAAARDAHLAAVAAAKYYIDYGDFTLWVLRVHRVRWVGGYGRMDSATGQAYRAAEPDPVAPHADGAIAHLNNDHAEALVAMAQTLGRYPDTTAATCTGADRYGLDLRVVTPRGVAYPRISYAGPIDSIDELRSATVELTRRARGA; encoded by the coding sequence GTGGCCTCCCGTGATCACGGCGACCCGGGCGATGCGCCGTCGGTCCCCGCCCCGCTCACCGCTGCCGTCAACTCGGTTCGGCCGTCGGCGGCCGAGGAGGCCCGCACCATCGCCGCGTCGACGAACACCGGCACGCTGGCGACGCTGACCGCCGACGGCGACCCGTGGGCGTCGTTCGTGACCTATGGATTGCTCGGCGGCGCGCCGGTGCTGTGCGTGTCCAATCTGGCCGAGCACGGCCGCAATCTCGCCGCCGACCCGCGCGCCAGCATCGCGATCGTGGCGCCGCAGCGCGAATCCGATCCGTTGGCCAGCGGACGCGTCACCCTGGCAGGCGTCGTCGAGCAACCGGCAGACGAGGAGCGGGCCGCCGCCCGCGACGCGCACCTGGCCGCCGTCGCCGCCGCGAAGTACTACATCGACTACGGCGACTTCACGCTGTGGGTGCTGCGCGTGCACCGGGTGCGCTGGGTGGGCGGCTATGGGCGGATGGACTCCGCGACGGGCCAGGCGTACCGCGCCGCCGAACCGGACCCGGTGGCGCCGCACGCCGATGGCGCGATCGCGCACCTCAACAACGACCACGCCGAAGCGCTGGTGGCGATGGCGCAGACCCTCGGCAGATACCCGGACACCACCGCGGCCACCTGCACCGGCGCCGACCGGTACGGGCTGGATCTGCGGGTGGTCACCCCACGTGGCGTCGCGTATCCCCGCATCTCATACGCTGGCCCGATCGACTCCATCGATGAATTGCGTTCGGCCACGGTCGAGTTGACCCGTCGGGCCCGGGGAGCCTGA